In Luteitalea sp. TBR-22, one genomic interval encodes:
- a CDS encoding sigma-54 dependent transcriptional regulator yields MRPSVLIVDDEAGVRSALSGVLRDEGFEVEAVPSGEACLEIAPGRHFDIILLDVWLPGIDGLVTLSRLRDRHVDAAVVVISGHGNIESAVRAVKMGAFDFVEKPLSIDKTLHVVRNALRQRQLEEENRALREHVDKRFVMVGESYVMRSLREQIAMAAPTNGRVLIFGENGTGKELVARSIHALSRRRSGPFVEVNCAAIPEELIESELFGHVRGAFTGAVSDRRGRFELADEGTIFLDEVADMTLKTQAKVLRVLQEQVVDPVGGHDSVKVDVRVLAATNKDLTAEIRAGRFREDLFFRLNVIPIFVPPLREREEDIPRLIAHFMQELSREHGRRPRQIAPEAMDVLRRYPWPGNVRELRNVVERLLIMVPGEIVEPVHLTFLQGVQVADGLPELATGPSLPLHEARERFERDYIVRTLAAQQGNISRTAEILGVERSNLYRKMKAFGIVPARRENREGPVALETPNVV; encoded by the coding sequence ATGCGCCCGAGCGTCCTCATCGTCGACGACGAAGCCGGCGTGCGGTCGGCCCTGTCGGGCGTGCTGCGCGACGAGGGCTTCGAGGTCGAGGCCGTCCCGAGCGGCGAGGCCTGCCTGGAGATCGCCCCGGGGCGCCACTTCGACATCATCCTGCTCGACGTGTGGCTGCCCGGCATCGACGGGCTGGTCACCCTCTCACGCCTGCGCGATCGGCACGTCGACGCGGCGGTGGTGGTCATCTCGGGACACGGCAACATCGAGTCGGCGGTGCGCGCCGTGAAGATGGGCGCCTTCGACTTCGTGGAGAAGCCGCTCTCGATCGACAAGACGCTGCACGTGGTGCGCAACGCCCTCCGGCAGCGCCAGCTCGAGGAAGAGAACCGGGCGCTGCGCGAGCACGTCGACAAGCGGTTCGTGATGGTGGGGGAGAGCTACGTCATGCGGTCGCTGCGCGAGCAGATCGCGATGGCCGCGCCCACCAACGGCCGGGTGCTGATCTTCGGCGAGAACGGCACCGGCAAGGAACTGGTCGCGCGCAGCATCCACGCCCTGAGCCGACGCCGGAGCGGCCCGTTCGTCGAGGTCAACTGCGCCGCGATCCCCGAGGAGCTGATCGAGAGCGAGCTGTTCGGCCACGTGCGCGGGGCGTTCACCGGCGCGGTGTCGGACCGGCGCGGGCGCTTCGAGCTCGCCGACGAAGGCACGATCTTCCTCGACGAGGTCGCCGACATGACCCTGAAGACGCAGGCCAAGGTGCTGCGCGTGCTGCAGGAGCAGGTGGTCGATCCGGTCGGCGGCCACGACAGCGTGAAGGTCGACGTGCGGGTGCTCGCCGCGACCAACAAGGACCTTACCGCCGAGATCCGCGCGGGGCGCTTCCGCGAGGACCTGTTCTTCCGCCTCAACGTGATCCCGATCTTCGTGCCGCCGCTGCGCGAGCGCGAGGAGGACATCCCTCGCCTCATCGCGCACTTCATGCAGGAACTCTCGCGCGAGCACGGCCGGCGGCCGCGGCAGATTGCCCCCGAGGCGATGGACGTGCTCCGGCGCTACCCGTGGCCGGGCAACGTGCGCGAACTGCGCAACGTGGTGGAACGCCTGCTCATCATGGTCCCGGGCGAGATCGTCGAGCCCGTGCACCTGACCTTCCTCCAGGGCGTGCAGGTCGCCGACGGGTTGCCGGAGCTGGCCACCGGGCCGTCCCTGCCGTTGCACGAGGCGCGCGAGCGCTTCGAACGCGACTACATCGTGCGGACGCTGGCGGCACAGCAGGGCAACATCTCGCGCACCGCCGAGATCCTCGGCGTCGAGCGCAGCAACCTGTACCGCAAGATGAAGGCCTTCGGGATCGTGCCGGCGCGACGCGAGAACCGCGAGGGACCCGTGGCGCTCGAGACGCCCAACGTGGTATGA
- a CDS encoding RDD family protein: protein MRCPKCSYLSYDDVERCRNCGYDFSLATAPREADPVTPEGPPRATRAWEPSRRRRPLALDPSAAADGALDLPLFEEPTMPEPPPVGIPPAGPPLAVRRKLEPPRTPPRVETPPLDDDDADVAAPPAFAWPDEPTIDAGPVVADEAPAPRIAPVVQGDGLGPRMRAGAIDAAILVAIDVLVVWLTLRVAGVGVDEWRLIPLVPLVGFLFLLDVAYQVTFVAASGQTIGKMLTHLRVTYHDDARVPFGHAVVRGVALVLCAAPVGLGLLPLFLDPERRGAHDRLAGTRVGPAA, encoded by the coding sequence ATGCGCTGTCCGAAGTGCAGTTACCTGAGTTACGACGACGTGGAGCGGTGCCGCAATTGCGGCTACGACTTCTCGCTCGCCACCGCCCCGCGCGAGGCCGACCCGGTCACGCCCGAAGGGCCGCCGCGGGCGACCCGCGCGTGGGAGCCGTCGCGTCGTCGTCGGCCGCTCGCCCTCGATCCGTCGGCCGCCGCGGACGGCGCCCTCGACCTGCCGTTGTTCGAGGAGCCGACCATGCCCGAGCCGCCGCCGGTCGGCATCCCGCCGGCGGGTCCACCTCTGGCGGTGCGGCGCAAGCTGGAGCCGCCGCGCACGCCGCCGCGCGTCGAGACCCCGCCGCTCGACGACGATGACGCGGACGTCGCGGCGCCTCCCGCCTTCGCCTGGCCCGACGAGCCGACGATCGACGCCGGACCGGTCGTGGCCGACGAGGCGCCGGCCCCCCGCATCGCGCCCGTCGTTCAGGGCGACGGGCTCGGTCCGCGGATGCGCGCCGGGGCCATCGACGCGGCGATCCTGGTCGCCATCGACGTCCTCGTCGTGTGGCTCACGCTCCGGGTCGCAGGAGTGGGCGTCGACGAGTGGCGCCTGATCCCGCTCGTGCCGCTGGTCGGCTTCCTGTTCCTGCTCGACGTGGCCTACCAGGTGACGTTCGTCGCGGCCTCGGGACAGACGATCGGCAAGATGCTCACGCACCTGCGCGTCACCTACCACGACGACGCGCGCGTGCCGTTCGGCCATGCCGTGGTGCGCGGCGTGGCCCTCGTGCTCTGCGCCGCCCCCGTCGGCCTGGGCCTGTTGCCGCTGTTCCTCGACCCCGAGCGACGCGGCGCCCATGACCGCCTGGCCGGTACCCGTGTGGGGCCGGCGGCCTGA
- a CDS encoding phosphatidylglycerophosphatase A produces MSSRVSLAVATALGVGYVPFAPGTFGSLAGLAVFVAVRAVAGRLGMPWLDLVAIVVVYLLGVWAATAAESHFGHIDPGPVVIDEVLGMLVTLACVPVSVTGALVGFVLFRIFDVIKPPPCNRLEALPGGWGVMSDDLMAAIYAYACVQGLAWVAPAWMLA; encoded by the coding sequence GTGTCTTCTCGCGTGTCCCTGGCCGTGGCGACGGCCCTCGGCGTCGGCTACGTGCCGTTCGCCCCCGGTACCTTCGGTTCGCTGGCCGGCCTGGCCGTGTTCGTCGCGGTGCGAGCGGTCGCCGGGCGGCTCGGCATGCCCTGGCTCGACCTGGTGGCGATCGTCGTGGTCTACCTGCTCGGCGTGTGGGCGGCGACCGCGGCCGAGTCGCATTTCGGCCACATCGATCCGGGCCCGGTGGTCATCGACGAGGTCCTGGGGATGCTGGTGACGCTGGCGTGCGTGCCGGTGTCGGTGACCGGTGCCCTCGTCGGCTTCGTGCTGTTCCGCATCTTCGACGTCATCAAGCCGCCGCCGTGCAACCGGCTCGAGGCCCTGCCGGGCGGCTGGGGCGTGATGAGCGACGACCTGATGGCCGCGATCTATGCGTACGCGTGTGTCCAGGGCCTGGCGTGGGTCGCGCCGGCATGGATGCTCGCATGA
- the ribD gene encoding bifunctional diaminohydroxyphosphoribosylaminopyrimidine deaminase/5-amino-6-(5-phosphoribosylamino)uracil reductase RibD codes for MVDLQHVEGVLRPEDARLMARALWHAERGRATTTPNPLVGAVLVDDEGVVVAVGHHQRAGGPHAEIVALQQAGARAAGTTLYCTLEPCSHVGRTGPCCVAVAEAGIRRVVVATGDPFPQVSGRGLAYLRARGIAVTVGVGQAEARRQNAPFFTAVEQGRPFVHLKVAMSLDGAVAARDGQRTTITGAEAARWTQRLRAQVDAIAVGARTAAIDDPVLTCRDVFRPRPLTRIVFDRRAGLSPASALACSVDQGPVLVLASEGEAGGDRVDRLRARGVEVLATDGTVPGALRVLAARGVHALLVEGGPTLHAAFWAAGVVDRVSELVGDRVLGPDAVRWKVPAWLNGSSPRTVPLGHDVLREADVHRID; via the coding sequence GTGGTAGACCTGCAGCACGTCGAGGGCGTGCTCCGGCCGGAGGACGCCCGCCTGATGGCCCGCGCGCTCTGGCATGCCGAGCGGGGCCGGGCGACGACGACCCCGAATCCGCTCGTCGGCGCCGTCCTCGTGGATGACGAGGGTGTCGTCGTGGCGGTCGGGCATCACCAGCGGGCCGGCGGGCCGCACGCCGAGATCGTCGCCCTGCAGCAGGCCGGTGCGCGCGCCGCCGGCACGACCCTGTACTGCACCCTCGAGCCCTGCAGCCACGTCGGCCGGACCGGTCCGTGCTGCGTCGCCGTCGCCGAGGCCGGCATCCGGCGCGTGGTGGTGGCCACCGGGGATCCGTTCCCGCAGGTGTCGGGGCGGGGTTTGGCCTACCTGCGTGCGCGGGGCATCGCCGTCACGGTCGGCGTGGGGCAGGCCGAGGCGCGCCGGCAGAACGCGCCGTTCTTCACCGCGGTCGAGCAGGGCCGGCCGTTCGTGCACCTCAAGGTGGCGATGAGCCTGGACGGCGCCGTGGCGGCGCGCGACGGCCAACGGACGACGATCACCGGGGCCGAGGCAGCACGGTGGACGCAGCGTCTGCGTGCACAGGTCGACGCGATTGCCGTCGGCGCGCGGACGGCGGCCATCGACGACCCGGTGCTCACGTGCCGCGACGTCTTCCGGCCCCGGCCCCTCACGCGCATCGTGTTCGATCGCCGCGCCGGGCTGTCGCCGGCATCGGCCCTGGCCTGCTCGGTCGACCAGGGGCCGGTGCTGGTGCTGGCCAGCGAGGGAGAGGCCGGCGGCGATCGGGTCGATCGGCTCCGCGCCCGCGGGGTCGAGGTCCTGGCCACCGACGGCACGGTTCCCGGCGCCCTGCGGGTGCTGGCCGCGCGGGGCGTCCACGCGCTGCTCGTCGAGGGGGGGCCGACCCTGCACGCCGCCTTCTGGGCGGCTGGGGTCGTCGACCGGGTGAGCGAACTGGTCGGCGATCGCGTCCTCGGCCCCGATGCCGTACGCTGGAAGGTGCCGGCCTGGCTGAACGGGTCGTCGCCTCGCACCGTGCCGCTCGGGCACGATGTCCTACGGGAAGCGGATGTTCACCGGATTGATTGA
- the ftsY gene encoding signal recognition particle-docking protein FtsY: MSFFDRLKSSLQKTKDQLFGAFESAPAPSTTTATAEARSRRIESIEALEEALITCDVGVAATDRIVESVRRKARRGDDLLPIVRQEILTILEGAAPPPVSGAHPKVVLIVGVNGTGKTTSIGKLANLLKQQGQKPLVCAADTFRAAAVEQLEIWTRRADVGFVRAQPNSDPAAVVFDAIAAARARGLDPVLVDTAGRLHTRVNLMNELDKIKRVAAREVEGAPHEVLLVLDATVGQNGVQQAREFMKVSGVNGIILTKLDGTAKGGVAVAIAQDLRLPIRYVGTGEQIDDLVPFEPREYVDALFEQAW; this comes from the coding sequence GTGAGCTTTTTCGACCGGCTGAAGTCCAGCCTCCAGAAGACCAAGGACCAGCTGTTCGGGGCCTTCGAGAGCGCCCCGGCGCCCTCCACCACCACGGCGACCGCCGAGGCGCGGAGCCGTCGCATCGAGTCGATCGAGGCGCTCGAGGAGGCGCTGATCACGTGTGACGTCGGCGTGGCGGCCACCGATCGCATCGTCGAGAGCGTGCGCCGGAAGGCCAGGCGTGGCGACGACCTGCTGCCGATCGTGCGGCAGGAGATCCTGACGATCCTCGAGGGCGCGGCGCCGCCGCCGGTGTCCGGCGCGCACCCGAAGGTGGTGCTCATCGTCGGCGTGAACGGCACCGGCAAGACGACGTCGATTGGCAAGCTGGCCAACCTGCTGAAGCAGCAGGGGCAGAAGCCGCTGGTCTGCGCGGCCGACACCTTCCGCGCCGCTGCCGTCGAACAACTGGAGATCTGGACCAGGCGCGCGGACGTCGGTTTCGTGCGCGCGCAGCCCAACTCCGATCCGGCGGCGGTGGTCTTCGACGCGATTGCCGCGGCGCGGGCCCGTGGGCTCGACCCCGTGCTCGTGGACACGGCGGGGCGCCTTCACACGCGCGTCAACCTGATGAACGAGCTCGACAAGATCAAGCGCGTCGCGGCCCGGGAGGTCGAGGGCGCGCCGCACGAGGTGCTCCTCGTGCTCGATGCGACGGTCGGGCAGAACGGCGTGCAGCAGGCGCGCGAGTTCATGAAGGTGTCGGGCGTCAACGGCATCATCCTCACCAAGCTCGATGGCACCGCCAAGGGCGGGGTCGCGGTCGCGATCGCGCAGGATCTGCGGCTGCCGATTCGATACGTGGGCACCGGCGAGCAGATCGACGACCTCGTGCCGTTCGAGCCGCGCGAGTACGTCGACGCGCTGTTCGAACAGGCGTGGTAG
- a CDS encoding ATP-binding protein, giving the protein MAIFNLTETSVAPKALPAPQAPPVARTPTPPSPPQRPLRDNPIFVLLAIGLLVAALVALVTLADRSTGLSPALLSEVVLYALVAVDLTMLGALAFVLARNVIKLLVERRRALPFARFRAKLVAAMLGLALVPAVLVLIVGSELIRNSASRWFAPPIDDVLAAAREIASDYYQDTQVQTSRQAVRLARLLSSAGIERGDVATIRARVSPEVASGRSTLVEVYRIVPETDPLEVTPLFDVSAPTVPRDVPRASADRLAARVAAGSPDTRVIEPLGSGGELVRSAALVRPPDAMAPVGVVIVSEHLSGSLAQHSRRIVEAYEGYQQLRVLRRPIEGVYLSFFLMMTLFILVSATWLGLYTAKRITRPIGLLAAGAREIGQGNFDYRIEPETVDEFGQLVEAFNTMAGELEQSRAEVQRKSREVEGRSRYIETILKRIATGVISLDARGRINTMNSAAARLLGLDQTAVGQMFEDVFSRPDLRPLLTIPQAAARTRGGTAGHEIALVRDGRDLHLAVAATPLRDEGSSEGTVLVLDDVTPLIRAQRVSAWRDVARRLAHEIKNPLTPIQLSAERIRRHFTASPPQTRELVDECSTNIIGAVESLKGLVDEFSQFARMPAPKAVPSDLHGLLDEALALYTGLPHLTVEREYDPAMPVIRVDPEQFKRVVINLVDNAVEALASAGGGVPATASGTITVQTTWDESHRLARLVVADDGPGLGEADRSKLFLPYYSTKGRDSGLGLAIVRRIIVEHGGTIEASDRAPHGAAFTMELPA; this is encoded by the coding sequence GTGGCCATCTTCAACCTGACCGAGACGTCCGTCGCGCCCAAGGCGCTGCCGGCGCCGCAGGCGCCGCCCGTCGCCCGCACGCCCACCCCGCCGTCGCCGCCGCAGCGGCCGCTCCGCGACAACCCGATCTTCGTCCTGCTGGCCATCGGCCTGCTGGTGGCGGCGCTGGTGGCGCTGGTCACCCTCGCCGACCGGTCGACGGGGCTGTCGCCGGCGCTGCTCAGCGAGGTCGTGCTCTACGCGCTGGTCGCGGTGGACCTGACGATGCTCGGCGCGCTGGCCTTCGTGCTGGCGCGCAACGTCATCAAGCTGCTCGTCGAGCGTCGCCGGGCCCTGCCGTTCGCGCGGTTCCGCGCCAAGCTGGTGGCCGCGATGCTGGGGTTGGCCCTCGTGCCCGCCGTGCTGGTGCTCATCGTCGGCAGCGAGCTGATTCGCAACAGCGCCAGCCGCTGGTTCGCCCCGCCCATCGACGACGTGCTGGCGGCGGCGCGCGAGATCGCCAGCGACTACTACCAGGACACGCAGGTGCAGACCAGCCGGCAGGCCGTGCGCCTGGCCCGCCTGCTGTCGTCGGCCGGCATCGAGCGCGGCGACGTGGCCACCATCCGCGCCCGCGTCTCGCCGGAAGTCGCCTCGGGACGGTCCACCCTCGTCGAGGTCTACCGGATCGTCCCCGAGACCGACCCCCTGGAGGTGACGCCGCTCTTCGACGTCTCGGCGCCGACCGTGCCGCGCGACGTGCCGCGCGCCTCGGCCGATCGCCTGGCGGCGCGGGTCGCCGCCGGCAGTCCCGACACGCGCGTCATCGAGCCGCTCGGCAGCGGCGGAGAACTCGTGCGCTCGGCAGCGCTCGTCCGGCCACCCGACGCGATGGCGCCGGTCGGCGTGGTCATCGTCAGCGAGCACCTCTCGGGCAGTCTCGCGCAACACAGCCGCCGCATCGTCGAGGCCTACGAGGGCTACCAGCAGCTGCGCGTGCTGCGGCGACCGATCGAGGGCGTGTACCTGTCGTTCTTCCTGATGATGACGCTGTTCATCCTGGTGAGCGCGACGTGGCTGGGGCTGTACACGGCCAAGCGCATCACGCGACCGATCGGCCTGCTGGCCGCCGGGGCGCGCGAGATCGGGCAGGGCAACTTCGACTACCGCATCGAGCCGGAGACGGTCGACGAGTTCGGCCAGCTGGTCGAGGCCTTCAACACGATGGCCGGCGAGCTCGAACAGTCGCGCGCCGAGGTGCAGCGCAAGAGCCGCGAGGTCGAGGGGCGCAGTCGCTACATCGAGACCATCCTCAAGCGCATCGCGACCGGCGTCATCTCGCTCGACGCGCGCGGTCGCATCAACACGATGAACAGCGCCGCGGCGCGGCTGCTCGGCCTCGACCAGACCGCCGTCGGCCAGATGTTCGAGGACGTCTTCTCGCGCCCCGACCTGCGGCCGCTGCTGACCATCCCGCAGGCCGCGGCCCGCACGCGCGGCGGCACGGCCGGCCACGAGATCGCGCTGGTCCGCGACGGCCGGGACCTCCACCTGGCCGTGGCGGCGACGCCCCTGCGCGACGAGGGCAGCTCCGAAGGCACCGTGCTGGTGCTCGACGACGTGACGCCGCTCATCCGCGCCCAGCGGGTCTCGGCGTGGCGCGACGTGGCGCGTCGCCTGGCGCACGAGATCAAGAACCCGCTGACGCCGATCCAGCTCAGTGCCGAGCGCATCCGCCGCCACTTCACGGCCTCGCCGCCGCAGACCCGCGAGCTGGTCGACGAGTGCTCGACCAACATCATCGGCGCCGTCGAGTCGCTCAAGGGCCTGGTCGACGAGTTCTCGCAGTTTGCGCGCATGCCGGCGCCCAAGGCGGTGCCCTCCGACCTGCACGGGCTGCTCGACGAGGCGCTGGCGCTGTACACCGGCCTTCCGCACCTCACCGTCGAGCGGGAGTACGATCCCGCCATGCCGGTCATCCGGGTCGACCCCGAGCAGTTCAAGCGCGTGGTGATCAACCTGGTGGACAACGCGGTCGAGGCCCTGGCCTCGGCTGGCGGCGGCGTGCCGGCCACCGCCTCGGGCACCATCACCGTGCAGACCACGTGGGACGAGTCGCACCGCCTCGCGCGCCTCGTCGTCGCCGACGACGGGCCCGGGCTCGGCGAGGCCGACCGCAGCAAGCTGTTCCTGCCGTACTACTCGACCAAGGGCCGCGACAGCGGCCTCGGGCTCGCGATCGTGCGCCGCATCATCGTCGAGCACGGCGGGACCATCGAGGCGTCGGATCGTGCCCCGCACGGCGCCGCCTTCACCATGGAACTGCCGGCCTAG
- the plsY gene encoding glycerol-3-phosphate 1-O-acyltransferase PlsY, protein MRPADFALVVAIGFLLGSIPFPYLLTRRRGVDLRTVGSGNVGATNVLRVSSPATAVTALALDAGKGGLAVWVAAALTRQPPLMVCAGLAAMLGHVYPPWLGFRGGKGLATTAGAFAVLTPAATGVAAALFVLVVAFTRLVSLGSVSAVVALPPLAAWFGASTPVIWGACAASAFVAFRHRSNVRRLWLGTERRLGQRL, encoded by the coding sequence ATGCGTCCCGCGGACTTCGCACTCGTCGTGGCGATCGGCTTCCTGCTCGGGTCGATACCGTTCCCTTACCTGTTGACGCGCCGGCGCGGCGTCGACCTGCGCACCGTCGGGTCGGGCAACGTCGGCGCGACCAACGTGCTGCGCGTGTCCTCGCCAGCGACGGCCGTGACGGCGCTGGCGCTCGACGCCGGCAAGGGCGGCCTGGCGGTGTGGGTGGCGGCCGCGCTGACCCGCCAGCCGCCGCTGATGGTGTGCGCAGGCCTCGCGGCGATGCTCGGGCACGTCTATCCGCCGTGGCTCGGGTTCCGCGGCGGCAAGGGCCTCGCCACGACCGCAGGCGCCTTCGCCGTGCTGACGCCGGCGGCCACCGGCGTCGCGGCGGCGCTCTTCGTGCTGGTTGTGGCGTTCACGCGGCTGGTGTCGCTCGGCTCGGTGAGCGCCGTGGTGGCGCTGCCGCCACTGGCCGCGTGGTTCGGCGCCTCGACGCCGGTGATCTGGGGCGCCTGTGCGGCGTCGGCGTTCGTGGCGTTCCGGCACCGCAGCAACGTGCGCCGGCTGTGGCTCGGGACCGAGCGACGATTGGGGCAACGACTGTGA
- a CDS encoding competence/damage-inducible protein A, which translates to MSPAAFARAETIAVGSELLALGRVDTNSGHIAARLAALGIDVVARSVVGDHAGHLELAVRTALQRADLVVLTGGLGPTDDDLTRQAVSAALGRPMHEDAEQLARIAARFAARAIPMPALNRRQALLIEGALRLDNPNGTAPGQWIDVGAQAVVLLPGPPREMAPMLELVVDGPLAARAGRARTYTRGLKVAGRSESAVEATLLPLYAEWRTHTPAIEATILAALGRIELHLFVRGEEEAPAVAALEAAIAQAAEALGPAVYTTRDESLEELAGRLLREAGWRVAVVESCTGGMLGARMTDVPGSSAWLEGGVITYSNALKTELAGVPAPLIAEHGAVSEPVARAMAAGARTRCRSEVGIGITGIAGPDGGTEAKPVGTVFIAIETPTIAACRQARFVGDRAVVRQQSVSAALDMLRLALTGHDPVGAVR; encoded by the coding sequence ATGAGCCCCGCGGCGTTCGCGCGCGCCGAGACGATCGCCGTCGGCAGCGAGTTGCTGGCCCTCGGGCGCGTCGACACCAACTCCGGCCACATCGCCGCCAGGCTGGCCGCGCTCGGCATCGACGTCGTGGCGCGCAGCGTGGTGGGCGATCACGCCGGCCACCTCGAGCTCGCGGTCCGCACGGCGTTGCAGCGCGCCGATCTCGTGGTCCTCACCGGCGGCCTGGGCCCGACAGACGACGACCTGACGCGGCAAGCCGTGTCGGCGGCGCTCGGGCGGCCGATGCACGAGGACGCCGAGCAGTTGGCCCGCATCGCGGCGCGGTTCGCGGCGCGGGCGATCCCGATGCCGGCGCTCAACCGCCGGCAGGCGCTGCTCATCGAGGGCGCGCTGCGCCTCGACAACCCGAATGGCACCGCGCCGGGGCAGTGGATCGACGTCGGCGCCCAGGCGGTCGTGCTGCTGCCGGGGCCGCCCCGCGAGATGGCGCCGATGCTCGAACTGGTCGTCGACGGGCCGCTGGCGGCGCGGGCCGGCCGGGCCCGGACTTACACGCGCGGGCTGAAGGTGGCCGGACGCAGCGAGTCGGCGGTCGAGGCCACGCTGCTGCCGCTTTATGCCGAGTGGCGCACGCACACGCCGGCCATCGAGGCGACGATCCTCGCGGCGCTCGGGCGCATCGAACTGCACCTCTTCGTGCGCGGCGAGGAGGAAGCGCCGGCGGTTGCCGCCCTCGAGGCCGCCATCGCACAGGCCGCCGAGGCGCTCGGGCCGGCCGTCTACACGACGCGCGACGAGTCGCTCGAGGAACTGGCCGGTCGACTGCTGCGCGAGGCCGGGTGGCGGGTGGCGGTGGTGGAGTCGTGCACCGGTGGCATGCTCGGGGCCCGGATGACCGACGTGCCCGGCAGTTCGGCCTGGCTCGAGGGCGGGGTGATCACCTACAGCAACGCACTGAAGACGGAGCTGGCCGGCGTCCCCGCCCCGCTGATCGCCGAGCACGGCGCGGTGAGCGAACCGGTCGCCCGCGCCATGGCCGCCGGCGCGCGCACGCGCTGCCGCAGCGAGGTCGGCATCGGCATCACCGGCATCGCCGGCCCCGACGGTGGCACCGAGGCCAAGCCCGTGGGCACCGTGTTCATCGCCATCGAGACGCCGACCATCGCCGCCTGCCGGCAGGCCCGCTTCGTCGGTGACCGGGCGGTGGTACGCCAGCAGTCGGTGTCGGCGGCCCTCGACATGCTGCGGCTCGCGCTGACGGGCCACGATCCGGTCGGAGCGGTGCGCTGA
- a CDS encoding DUF4390 domain-containing protein, with translation MRLRLMLLLACVLGLASTARADTAVRVQTALQDGEVRVSFQVTDAVSDAVRAAIQSGLPTTFAYDVVLQQPSRWWFDRTLAYMRLSAVVRFDNLTRRYQITFIEDGRVEEVRTTDDEARAVEWLTHFHGRRLSSHRLEQGGEYHVSVKAQTRPRLLGWAWPWTPGAVLGSASFRFRP, from the coding sequence ATGCGGCTGCGACTGATGCTGCTGCTGGCCTGTGTGCTGGGCCTGGCCTCCACGGCCAGGGCCGACACGGCCGTGCGCGTGCAGACGGCCCTGCAGGACGGGGAAGTGCGGGTCAGCTTCCAGGTGACCGACGCGGTGTCGGACGCGGTGCGGGCGGCCATCCAGAGCGGGCTGCCCACCACCTTCGCCTACGACGTGGTGCTGCAGCAGCCCTCGCGCTGGTGGTTCGACCGCACCCTGGCGTACATGCGCCTGTCGGCCGTCGTCCGCTTCGACAACCTGACGCGTCGCTACCAGATCACGTTCATCGAGGACGGCCGCGTCGAGGAGGTCCGCACGACCGACGACGAGGCCAGGGCCGTCGAGTGGCTCACGCACTTCCACGGGCGGCGCCTGTCCTCGCACCGCCTCGAGCAGGGCGGCGAGTATCACGTGAGCGTGAAGGCGCAGACGCGTCCGCGCCTGCTCGGCTGGGCGTGGCCGTGGACGCCTGGCGCCGTGCTCGGCAGCGCGAGCTTCCGCTTCCGCCCGTGA
- a CDS encoding NAD(P)H-dependent glycerol-3-phosphate dehydrogenase: MTTTVVGAGSWGTALAMHLARVGHVVPLCARDAAMAARMAATRENAEYLPGLVLPDGVAPTHDARSAVAGAAMIVWAVPSHGTRAMLRTLAPHIRPGTIIVSATKGLERGDWLRMSQVIAQELPTECPVVVLSGPSFAEEVARELPTAVVAAATDAEASLHVQEEFRGRFFRLYATDDVVGVEIGGAYKNVIAIAAGVVEGLGLGHNAMAGLVTRGLAEMTRLAVALGGRQETLAGLSGLGDLVLTCTGAASRNHHLGVELGRGRHLADILSGMRMVAEGVNTAEGILALGAMAGVELPIAEQMAHVLAGRTHPMAATEALMLRPQKQERA, translated from the coding sequence GTGACGACGACCGTGGTCGGCGCCGGTTCGTGGGGGACGGCGCTCGCGATGCACCTGGCGCGCGTCGGGCACGTCGTGCCGCTGTGCGCTCGCGATGCCGCCATGGCGGCCCGGATGGCGGCCACGCGCGAGAACGCCGAGTACCTGCCGGGACTCGTGCTGCCCGATGGCGTGGCGCCGACGCACGACGCGAGATCGGCGGTGGCCGGGGCCGCGATGATCGTCTGGGCCGTGCCGTCGCACGGCACGCGTGCCATGTTGCGCACGCTCGCGCCGCACATCCGTCCTGGCACGATCATCGTCAGTGCCACCAAGGGGCTCGAGCGCGGCGACTGGCTCCGCATGTCGCAGGTGATCGCGCAGGAACTGCCGACGGAGTGTCCGGTCGTGGTGCTCTCCGGACCGAGCTTCGCCGAAGAGGTCGCGCGCGAGCTGCCGACGGCCGTGGTCGCCGCTGCCACCGACGCCGAGGCCAGTCTCCACGTGCAGGAGGAGTTCCGCGGGCGCTTCTTCCGCCTGTACGCGACCGACGATGTCGTGGGCGTGGAGATCGGCGGGGCGTACAAGAACGTGATCGCGATCGCGGCAGGCGTGGTGGAGGGGCTGGGCCTCGGGCACAACGCGATGGCCGGCCTGGTGACGCGCGGGCTCGCCGAGATGACCCGCCTGGCCGTGGCCCTCGGCGGCCGCCAGGAGACGCTCGCCGGGCTGAGCGGACTCGGCGACCTGGTGCTCACGTGCACGGGCGCCGCAAGCCGGAACCATCACCTCGGCGTCGAGCTCGGCCGCGGCCGGCACCTGGCCGACATCCTCTCCGGGATGCGGATGGTGGCCGAGGGCGTCAACACTGCGGAAGGCATCCTGGCGCTCGGCGCCATGGCGGGCGTGGAACTGCCCATCGCCGAGCAGATGGCGCACGTCCTGGCGGGCCGCACCCACCCGATGGCCGCCACCGAGGCGCTGATGCTGCGCCCGCAGAAGCAGGAGCGGGCGTAG